Proteins encoded in a region of the Myxococcales bacterium genome:
- a CDS encoding zf-HC2 domain-containing protein yields MTDTAPAADERLQAMLADYVDGTLTPAERAEVEAALAADPELRAEVEDLRGSMGLLKSLSPAAAPPELGKTVEDTIHRRSAGRFFGRRTLGDRVPFGVLLILGLIALVAIVALLWSSPSGSLKRDRPAPPPPPTERVAPPP; encoded by the coding sequence ATGACCGACACCGCCCCCGCCGCCGACGAGCGCCTGCAGGCGATGCTGGCCGACTACGTCGACGGCACGCTGACGCCGGCCGAGCGCGCCGAGGTCGAGGCGGCCCTGGCCGCCGATCCCGAGCTGCGGGCCGAGGTCGAGGACCTGCGCGGCAGCATGGGCCTCCTGAAGTCGCTGTCGCCGGCCGCGGCCCCGCCCGAGCTGGGCAAGACCGTCGAGGACACCATCCACCGACGCTCGGCCGGGCGCTTCTTCGGCCGGCGCACGCTGGGCGATCGCGTGCCGTTCGGGGTGCTGCTCATCCTCGGGCTGATCGCGCTGGTCGCGATCGTGGCGCTCCTGTGGTCGTCGCCGAGCGGCTCGCTCAAGCGCGACCGCCCGGCCCCGCCGCCGCCGCCGACCGAGCGCGTCGCGCCGCCGCCGTGA
- a CDS encoding sigma-70 family RNA polymerase sigma factor, with protein MSARDRELVRRLRERDERAFRELVAEHRDRIYNLTYRMLGNRSEAEDVSQEVFITVFKTIDSFREEAKFSTWLYRVAVNHCKNRIKYLSRRHDRSQDELDENAGSVAAAGPPGPMRRPDRAVEGAQMEMVLQEAIASLDEDHRTVVVLREIEDLSIEEICEITGLPDGTVKSRLHRARLALRKKIARHLG; from the coding sequence ATGTCAGCCCGCGATCGAGAGCTCGTCCGCCGCCTGCGCGAGCGCGACGAGCGCGCGTTCCGCGAGCTGGTCGCCGAGCACCGCGACCGCATCTACAACCTGACCTACCGCATGCTCGGCAACCGGTCCGAGGCCGAGGACGTCTCCCAGGAGGTCTTCATCACGGTCTTCAAGACCATCGACAGCTTCCGCGAGGAGGCCAAGTTCTCGACGTGGCTCTACCGGGTCGCGGTCAACCACTGCAAGAACCGCATCAAGTACCTGTCGCGCCGCCACGACCGCAGCCAGGACGAGCTCGACGAGAACGCCGGCTCGGTGGCGGCGGCCGGACCGCCCGGCCCGATGCGCCGCCCCGACCGCGCGGTCGAGGGCGCGCAGATGGAGATGGTGCTGCAAGAGGCGATCGCCTCGCTCGACGAGGATCACCGCACCGTCGTCGTGCTGCGCGAGATCGAGGACCTGTCGATCGAGGAGATCTGCGAGATCACCGGCCTGCCCGACGGCACGGTGAAGTCGCGCCTGCACCGCGCGCGGCTGGCGCTGCGCAAGAAGATCGCGAGGCACCTGGGATGA